A region of Lycium barbarum isolate Lr01 chromosome 3, ASM1917538v2, whole genome shotgun sequence DNA encodes the following proteins:
- the LOC132631700 gene encoding leucine-rich repeat receptor-like protein kinase TDR: protein MKHSFPLFLTTLLLFLTRISLVFSIPSSSNLPLQLISLLTLKSSFHDNHNTFNDWDPTLAFSRPGSHIWCSWSGIKCDKKTNQITSLDLSKRNLSGTIPADIKNLVHLHHLNLSGNALEGPLQTVLFEFPFLKTLDISHNSFNSTFPPGVSRLKSLTHLNAYSNDFIGPLPEEVVKLPNLEYLNLGGNYFEGVIPKSYGGFVKLKFLHLAGNKLTGPVLAELGFLNELEHLEIGYQNFTGGVPDEFSSLSNLNYLDISVANLSGILPVGLGNLTKLETLFIFKNHFLGTIPSSFGKLTSLKSLDLSDNHLVGTIPEGISGFKELTVLNLMNNNFTGEIPQGIGQLPNLELLALWNNSLIGILPQKLGSNAKLQKLDVSSNHLSGPIPPNLCLSNSLVKLILFSNQFIGELPSSLANCTALARFRIQNNRLNGSIPLGFGFLPNLAYFDMSKNNFSGPIPKDFGNSARLEYLNISENSFNSELPDNMWSSQTLQIFSASYSGLIGKIPNFKGCRVLYHIELEGNNLTGSIPWDIEHCEKLIQFNFRRNSLTGIIPWEISAIPSITEIDLSQNFLTGTIPSNFANSSTIENFNVSYNQLSGPVPSSGSIFSSLHSSSFIGNEGLCGAVIQKPCGTDGLAAGAVEVKPQPKKTAGAIVWIMAAAFGIGLFVLIAGSRCFHANYSRRFSGDREVGPWKLTAFQRLNFTADDVLECLTMTDKILGMGSTGTVYKAEMPGGEAIAVKKLWGKHKETIRKRRGVLAEVDVLGNVRHRNIVRLLGCCSNNECTMLLYEYMPNGSLDDLLHGKNKDANLVADWLTRYKIALGVAQGICYLHHDCDPVIVHRDLKPSNILLDGELEARVADFGVAKLIQCDESMSVIAGSYGYIAPEYAYTLQVDEKSDIYSYGVVLMEILSGKRSVEPEFGDGNSIVDWIRSKLKTKNGINDVLDKNAGGSCLSVREEMMLLLRVALLCTSRNPADRPSMRDVMSMLQEAKPKRKLPGTVGAGDNAIAAIPLAQKATVEC, encoded by the exons ATGAAACACTCCTTTCCTCTCTTCCTTACTACACTTCTCCTCTTCCTAACAAGAATTTCACTTGTTTTCTCCATTCCCAGTAGTTCAAATCTTCCTCTACAACTCATTTCTCTTTTAACCTTAAAGTCCTCTTTCCATGATAATCACAACACCTTCAATGATTGGGATCCTACCCTTGCCTTCTCAAGACCCGGTTCACACATTTGGTGCTCTTGGTCTGGCATCAAATGTGACAAAAAAACTAACCAAATCACCTCTCTTGATCTCTCAAAGCGCAATCTTTCTGGTACAATTCCAGCAGATATAAAGAACCTGGTGCACCTTCACCACCTGAATTTAAGTGGAAATGCCTTAGAGGGTCCTCTCCAAACAGTTCTTTTCGAATTCCCTTTCCTCAAGACTCTTGATATTAGTCACAATTCCTTTAACTCAACTTTCCCCCCTGGTGTATCAAGACTCAAGTCTTTAACACACCTGAATGCTTATAGTAACGATTTCATAGGCCCTTTGCCTGAGGAAGTTGTTAAGCTCCCTAATCTTGAGTACCTTAACCTTGGTGGAAACTATTTCGAGGGTGTAATTCCGAAAAGTTATGGTGGCTTTGTAAAGCTGAAATTTTTACACTTGGCTGGAAATAAATTGACTGGTCCGGTTTTGGCTGAGTTGGGTTTCTTGAATGAGCTTGAACATTTAGAGATTGGTTACCAGAATTTCACTGGAGGTGTACCTGATGAATTTTCTTCTTTGTCAAATTTGAACTACCTTGATATCTCTGTAGCCAACCTTTCTGGTATTCTACCTGTTGGGCTAGGCAACTTGACAAAGCTTGAAACTTTGTTTATTTTCAAGAACCATTTTTTGGGTACAATTCCTTCCTCTTTTGGAAAATTGACATCTCTGAAATCGTTGGACTTATCCGACAACCATCTCGTAGGAACAATCCCTGAAGGGATTTCAGGGTTCAAAGAGCTAACAGTCTTAAATTTGATGAACAATAACTTCACAGGTGAAATCCCACAAGGGATTGGTCAGCTTCCTAATCTTGAATTGTTGGCTCTATGGAATAACTCACTCATTGGAATTTTACCACAGAAGTTAGGTTCAAATGCAAAGTTACAAAAGCTTGATGTCTCTTCAAATCATCTATCAGGTCCCATTCCACCAAATCTTTGTCTAAGCAACAGCTTAGTTAAACTTATCCTGTTTTCAAACCAGTTTATTGGTGAGCTCCCTTCTTCCTTAGCAAATTGCACCGCATTGGCCAGGTTTAGAATTCAAAACAACAGACTCAACGGCTCTATACCATTAGGCTTTGGTTTCTTGCCCAATTTAGCGTACTTTGACATGAGCAAAAACAATTTCTCCGGTCCAATTCCGAAAGATTTTGGGAATTCCGCAAGATTGGAGTATTTGAACATTTCAGAGAATTCATTCAACAGTGAGTTGCCGGATAATATGTGGAGTTCCCAAACTCTGCAGATATTTTCGGCAAGTTACAGTGGCCTTATCGGGAAAATCCCTAACTTCAAAGGGTGTCGTGTTTTGTACCATATCGAGCTTGAAGGAAACAATCTCACAGGAAGTATTCCATGGGATATTGAGCATTGTGAGaagctcattcaattcaattTTCGACGAAATTCGCTTACGGGAATCATTCCTTGGGAAATATCTGCAATTCCTTCCATAACAGAGATTGATTTGTCTCAAAATTTCCTAACTGGAACAATTCCTTCAAATTTTGCCAATTCCAGTACCATAGAAAACTTCAACGTGTCCTACAATCAGCTCTCTGGTCCAGTGCCTTCTTCAGGCTCAATTTTCTCAAGCTTACATTCCTCTTCCTTCATCGGAAACGAAGGCCTCTGTGGTGCTGTCATTCAAAAGCCTTGTGGGACCGATGGGCTCGCGGCTGGAGCAGTGGAAGTTAAGCCGCAGCCCAAGAAGACAGCTGGCGCAATCGTCTGGATAATGGCAGCTGCATTTGGTATCGGGCTGTTCGTCCTCATCGCGGGCAGCCGATGTTTTCACGCCAATTATAGTCGGCGATTTTCAGGTGACAGAGAAGTTGGCCCCTGGAAATTAACGGCTTTCCAGAGATTGAACTTCACAGCAGATGATGTATTGGAGTGCTTGACAATGACTGACAAGATCCTGGGAATGGGTTCAACAGGGACAGTGTACAAAGCCGAGATGCCAGGTGGCGAGGCCATAGCGGTGAAAAAGCTATGGGGAAAACACAAGGAGACAATCAGGAAAAGGCGAGGCGTTTTAGCTGAAGTTGATGTGTTAGGCAATGTGAGGCACAGGAACATCGTGCGATTGTTGGGCTGTTGCAGCAACAACGAGTGCACGATGTTGCTGTACGAGTACATGCCCAATGGTAGCCTAGATGATTTGTTGCATGGTAAGAACAAGGATGCTAATTTGGTGGCTGATTGGCTAACTAGGTACAAAATTGCACTTGGGGTCGCTCAAGGAATTTGCTATCTTCATCATGATTGTGATCCCGTTATTGTTCATCGTGATCTTAAGCCTAGTAATATTCTTCTGGATGGTGAACTGGAGGCTCGAGTTGCTGATTTTGGTGTTGCCAAGTTGATTCAGTGTGATGAATCTATGTCTGTGATTGCTGGATCTTATGGCTACATTGCTCCTG AATATGCATACACATTGCAAGTTGATGAGAAAAGTGACATATACAGTTACGGGGTTGTGTTAATGGAAATTTTATCAGGGAAAAGATCGGTGGAACCAGAATTTGGCGACGGAAATAGCATTGTAGATTGGATTAGGTCCAAGCTCAAGACTAAAAATGGCATAAATGATGTGTTGGATAAAAATGCTGGCGGTTCGTGTCTTTCGGTTAGGGAGGAAATGATGTTGTTATTGAGGGTTGCATTGCTCTGCACTAGCAGGAATCCGGCAGACAGGCCATCGATGAGGGATGTTATGTCTATGTTGCAAGAGGCCAAGCCTAAGAGGAAGTTGCCTGGAACTGTGGGTGCGGGTGACAATGCAATTGCTGCTATTCCTTTGGCTCAAAAGGCCACTGTGGAGTGTTGA